CCGTCCTGCCGCTCGTCGATGTTGCCGTGGTGACCGCGACCTTCTCGAAGATGGCCACGGAGCTTGCGGGAGTCTACCAGGTGCTGGTCTCGGCCAAGCGGGCGCGACAGATGGGCTGGGCGATCGCCTCCACGACCGGCGCGGTGCTGGGGGCGACCTACGGCGCGGCGTACGCGGCCAGCAAGATCGCCAAGTTTATTCCGGGAGCCGGGTACTTGGTCTCGGTCGCCATTCAGGCACCCCTGACCGCCGCCGTGGCCTGGGCCGCCGGCGACTCGCTCAAGAACTATTTCAAGGCCTGCCGCCAGGGGCGCGACCCGGGGATCGAGGCGCTGAAAGAGTCGTTTACCAACACGCTCCACCTCAAGCTCAAGACCGTCAAGCTGCCGGGCGGAAAAGACGCCGAGGTGGCGGAGCCTGCCGCGGGCAAGACCGCAGCCAAGGCCGCGAGCGCCAGCGCCGACGAGCCACGGGACAATGTCTCGGAGACAGTCGAGAAGCTGGCGATGATGCACGAGCTGCTCAAGCAGGGAGCGATCTCGCAGGCGGAGTATGACAAGAAGCGCGCCGAGCTCCTCAGCAGAATCTAAAGTAGAGAAGAGAGATCACACGGAGGCTCTCGCGGCTAGGCCGCGAGGGCCTCTTTTGCTTCTGGTAGCTCTTGCACCTGCGGGTTGAGCCGCGCCAGCAGGGCGGGCACCTCGTGGGCGGGAACCGCCGGGGAGACGAGGAAGCCCTGGATACGATCACAGCCCAGCTCCGCGAGGAGGCGGCGCTGCTCCTCGTACTCCACCCCCTCGGCCACGACCTCAAGGTTCAGGGCGTGGGAGAGCTCGATAATGGCGCGGATGATCGCCTGGGTCTGGGGGGCGTTGAGCATATCTACCAGGAAGGTCGCATCGATCTTGAGGCAGTCCAGCGGCAGGTCCCGCAAGTACGAGAGCGACGAGTACCCGGTGCCGAAGTCGTCCACGGCGAGGCGGGTGCCCAGGTGGTGGAGGCCGTCGAGGGTGCGCAGGGCCACGGCCTTGCGGTCCAAAAGGGCAGACTCGGTGATCTCGACCTCTAGCTGGTGTGCGGGCAGGCCGGTCGCCTCCAGGGTCTGCTCCACACGCCGCAGGAACCACGGCTGGGTCAGCTGGAGAGTCGAGACATTGACCGCCACAATCGGGCAGAAGCCGAACTCACGGAGCCAGGTGGCCGCTTGCTCACAGACATTCTGCAGGATCCAAGAGCCCAGCGGCTCGATCAGGCCACACTCCTCCGCGACCGCGATAAAGCGTGCCGGGCTGATCGGGGACTCGTCCTTGGGCCGGTTCCAGCGCAGGAGCGCCTCCATGTAGTCCACGGCCCCGGTCTTTGGGTTGGTCTGCGGCTGGTAGTGCATCTCAAACTCCCCCAGCTCCAGAGCGCGGCGCAGGCAACGCTCTTGCCGGAGCCGCTCTTGCGCATCGTTGTTCATGGCGTGGGTGAAGTAGCGGAAGGTGTTGCCCACCTTCTTGGCCTGGTACATCGCGACATCCGCGTGCCGGATGAGCGTCTCCGCATCTGCGCCATCGTCGGGGTAGGTGCTGATCCCAATGCTTGTCGAGACAAAGAGCTCCTGGCCTTGAATTGTCACGGGCCGTGCCACCGCTGCGAGCAGGCGTCGCACCAGCACCTCGATCTCCTCGCGGGAGTGGATGGGATTGAGCAGGATCGTGAACTCATCGCCGCCCATGCGCCCGATCACATCGTTGCCGCGGAGCGTGTCCCGCAGGCGCTGGGCGACAATCCGCAGGAGCGAGTCGCCGGTCTCATGGCCCAGGGAGTCGTTGATGCGCTTGAAGCCATCGAGGTCCAGAAAGAGAGTGGCGAGGAGCTGGCCATCCGGGAGAGTGGTGATCGCATCGCGGACCTGCTCCTGGAAGTAGCTCCGGTTGGAGAGCTCGGTAAGAATATCGTGGCGGGTGCGCCAGAGGACACGCTCCTCGCTGACAATCTGGGGGCTGACATCGCGGCTGGAGCAGAGGTAGCGTGCCGGAGCCCAGCTGTCTTCCAGGCGACGTACTCGTGTCTCCAGCCAGATCCACTCGCCCTGCCGGGTACTGTGCCGCCAGCGAACCGTGGTCTCTCCGCGACGTTTGAGCGACTTGAGTGCCTGAAGTGCTTTTTTCTGATCGTCGGGGTGCATCTTCTGAAAGGCGGAGCGCCCGATCAGCTGGCGCGTCGGAAAGCCTGTCAGGCGCTTGAGCGCGGGAGTGGCAAAGAGCGTGTTGAGGTGGGCATCGTGGAGGCTGACGACATCATCCAGGAGCTCCATCATCTGGCCGTACTTCTGCGGGTCGGGGAGGAAGGCTCTCTCCGCGCTCAGCGGGGTGATGTCCTGGGCACTCAGGTGAAAGCGCGCGACCTCGTCGCTTGCGGAGAGCAGAGGGACAACCGTCGCTGTGAGAAGAACCGCCGGCTGGCTATGGTACTGGAGCTTGAGAAAACCCTGCCAGTGCTGGCTCTCTTGGGCCTGCTTGAGGACATCCAGGTGGCTCAGAGGAGCGGTCTCCGTCGGGGTATCGAGCTCCTCCAGTGTCGTGGCCCAGAGCATCTGTGCCAGTTCCGTGGTGAGAACAAGGCGCTCCGTGGTGGGATTGAGGTAGACCAGGCGTCCCAGCGGATCGAGGAGGCACGAGATGTCCGGGCTTTTCTGCGAAGCGGCCGCAAGCCAGAGCATCCATTCCGACGTTTCCTGAGTCATTCTAGAGATATTATGGTTTTTCCAACAGGAATGTTTATCCCAGGAGCTGGTGGAGCAGGAAGTGGGCGGCGGGCTCGCTGAGCTGGTCGTGGAGCAGGGGAGGGGCATGGTCGGGGAGGCAGAAATAGGCGTCCATAGGGGGCGTCTCCCCCGGAGTGGCATCGAGCGCGGACTCGGTCGGGATGAAGGTGGGGAGGCTCTGGATCATCGCCCCCGCGATCCCGAGGGGAAGCGAGGTGGCGAAACCGGCGAGCCCGGAGAGGAGCGAGCCAGGCTGAAGATCGGCGGGGCGCGCCTGGACAAAGTCGCTCCGAAAGGGCTGCCAGAGCCGCAGGAGGGCTCCCGCCGTGTGGGTTCCCTGACGGGCACCGTTGCTCAGGGCGGCGGTGTGGCACCAGCGTGGCCAGGGGGGGAGGGCGAGAGGGCGCCAGGGGCGCGTGACAATCTCCTCGGGCCAGGCTGCCAGTCCGCGCTTGCCCCAGCGGATCTGGGAGGCGTAGTCGCGCAGGATCCGCTGTGCGATCGGGCTCTCGAGAGGGCGGAGCATCGCGGGGCCTCCGTAGCGGCGGATCAGCGCCTGGAGCTCGGGGTTTAGGTTCGCGCCGCGGTGCGGGGTGTCAAACGTCAGGAGGGAACGAACGGGGAGCGAGCGGTCCGCCAGAGCCACCCGCCCGATCAGTCCGCCCGTGCTGACCCCCACCACGGAGATCGGCTGCCGTGCGTGTGTCGCCAGGGCACGAATCGCCTCAACGGCACGCGGGGCGAGCTGCTCGGGGGCGAGGTGGGTATTAGGAAACCGCAGGACCGCCACACTCCCGCCCAGCGCCCGGAGCAAGTCGGTGGCGGGGGCCATGAGCTGCAGGAGCTGGGTCGCGGTGAAGGCATTGGACGCATCGAAGCCCATGAGCACCAGCGCGGCCGGGCCCGTCTGCCCCCGTGTGGGCCCCCAGAGTGGTGTCCCCTCCGCGAGCTGCTGGTCCGCCGGCTCAAAGACCGTCAGGGTAGCGTCGCTCTGGCGCACGGCGAGCAGCTCGGGCTCCGCGGGGGTGAGACTCGCACGCCAGTCTCCCTCGAAGTCAAAGCCTAGCGCGACCCGTAGCCTGCCTTGTGTATCGGTGACCCCGCGCCGCTCCAGGCGGTCGAAGCAAGGGAGCGTCGAGCCATCGGGGAGCTGTCGCCAGCCGGAGAGCTGGAGCCGAACCTTGAGCGAGCGGTGGGCGAGCGGGCGGCCCTGGCGGTCCTGGACCGCGACTGTTACGGCATCCATCCCAAGGTCAAGCGCGCCCCGTCGCGCTCCAGCCGTGCGGTGGCGTAGGCCTGGGGGGTGAGGGTCGTGGCGACAAAGAGAGTCACGCGGTTGAGGTCTGCGGGGCCGGGCTGGGTCGTGTCCCGGCGGCGCACGCGCTGCGCCTCCAGCGCCAGAGAGAGCCGCTCCTGGACACGGTAGTCCGTGCGGGCAAAGAGCTGGAAGGCATTGGACCCGATGGGGCTCCCTAGCAGTGAGTCTCCCCGGCTCCACTCGTTGGGCAGGACATCGCTGCGGTAGGTGCGTCGGTTGGTATCGACTGCCTCTACGCGCCAGGCCAGCGGTCCGTGTCCGCCCGCTGCGCCTAGCAGCAGCCCGGAGCGCTGGGGCGTGGTCTCCTTACCACCGAGAAACGCGGGGGCCTTGATGTCATCGAGGAGGTACTCGCCGTAGAAGCGCACTCCTGTGCCCCGCTGGTAGCCGACGGTGAGATCGGCCATGTAGTTGAGCCACGCGGAGTTTTTATAGGCGGCGGAGCGGGGCAGGCCCAGCCAGCGCCCGCTTCCGATCGCGCTCCAGTCGTGCTCGTAGACATACCACGGGAGGGCGGCGGCGAGTGCGGGGTCGGGGAGGCGCAGGGCCTTGATCGCCTCGCCCGCAGAGAGCTCCCAGGGGCCGGTGCTCTGGAGGGTCAGCCGCCGCCCCGCGAGGTGGCGTCGCGTGCCGCTGGCCGTGTCCTGTGGCGCGGTGGGGTCGTTGGGCTCGAAGAACTGGCCGTAGAACTGCTCGAGGCGAAACTTGCCCAGCTGCTTGCTCACGCTGACTCGGTCCAGGGGCGGGGCGCTGTCGGAGAAGAGCATCCCCCCGCTCCAGCCCGGCCCCCAGCGCAGCGGCATGCGCCCTGCGGAGAGCTCCCAGCCCCGCCACTGCGTGCTTAGCTCTGCCGCGGTGACCCCGGCGCGGGTGGCCTGAAGCTGCCAGCCCGGCGCGGCGATCAGGGCACGTGGGGCGTTGCCGACCACAAGAAAGCTCTCTACCCCCCCTGCCCCCGTCCGACGGGGGGGAGAGAAGGAATTGGATTCTGCTTTGTCCCCCCGTTGGACGGGGGTTAGGGGGGCTGAAATTTGTGCTAGCTCGCGGCGGGTGAAGAGGCGGTCGCCGCGCAGGAAGTCCACGGGCTGCCAGCCGGGGAGCAGGCCCGCGCGTGCAGCGGCGGCGAGCCGGGCGTAGATAGGATCGCGGGGGGAGACAAGCTCCTGGGTGAGCGCGGGAGGCGTCTCCATACTCATCGGCGGATCGGGGTTCCTCCGGCAAAGACCGGCTCGGCGTAGGGAACATCGCCGCGTGCGACCTTGAGGATCTCGTCGCGGAGGGTATCGCGCTCGCCCTCGCTAGCGAGCCGGATCAGGCGGTCCACGGCGGGAAGGAGCAGCGGCGAGGGCGGCTCGCTCTCACTGACCGAGATCTTGGCGTGGGCCGTGGGGCGGCGTGCCTCGCTGGCGTAGAGCAGCTCCTCGTTGAGTTTCTCGCCGGGGCGCATCCCGGTGAACTCGATCTTGATGTCGAGGTCGGGGCGCAGGCCGGAGAGGCGAATCAGGTCGCGGGCGAGGTCGAGGATGCGCACGGGCTCGCCCATGTCCAGCAGGAAGGTCTCACCATGCTTGCCCATCGCGCCGGCCTGGAGGATGAGCTGGACCGCCTCGGGGATGGTCATGAAGTAGCGGGTCATCTGCGGATCGGTGACCGTCACCGGGCCGCCACGGGCGATCTGCTTCTGCATCGTCGGGACAACCGAGCCGCGGGAGCCCAGGACATTGCCAAAGCGCACGACCGCAAACTCGGTGCCGGGGTACTGGCGTGAGAGGCTGGAGACAATCTGCTCGCCGATTCGCTTGGTGGCCCCCATGACGCTCTCAGGGTTGACCGCTTTGTCGGTGGAGACATAGACCAGCTTGCGCACCCCGCACCCCGCGGCGATCTCGGCGACATTGCGGGTGCCCAGCACGTTGTTGCTCACGACCTCGCTGGGGTTGGCCTCCATCAGGGGGACATGCTTGTGGGCCGCCGCATGGAAGACCACTGTGGGGCGCTCGGTGAGGAAGACCTCCTCCATGCGGTTGCGGTCCTTCACATCGGCGATAATGGCGGTGGGGGCGATCCCAAACTCACGGATGAGCTCTTGCTGGATCTCGAAGATGGAGTTCTCTCCCCGTCCCAGGAGCAAGAGGCGCGCGGGGTTGAGCGCAGCGATCTGGCGGCAGAGCTCGCTGCCGATGCTGCCGCCGGCCCCGGTGACCAGGACACGCTGGCCGCTGAGGTAGCCCGAGAGCTCGGCCATGTCGGTCTGGACCGGGTCACGGTGGAGGAGGTCCTCGATCTTGATGGCGCGGATGGAGGTCAGGCGGGAGATGCCCGCGGCGCTGCTGCTCTCGATCAGGTCGGGGATGCCTGGAACCAGGCAGAGGCGCGCCGGCACGGACTCGCAGCGGGAGACAATATCACGCAAGGTCTTGCCGTCGGTGCGGGGGCTGGCGATCAGGATCACCTCGACCCCGATCTTCTGGGTGAGCGCGGCGATATCGTGGGTGGTCCCCAGCACGGGAAGCCCATGGATGCGCCCCCCCCGCCGCTTGGGCTCGTCATCGACAAACCCCACCGGGACAATCCCCTGCGCCGGGCTGCGCAAGAGCTCCCGCGCGACCGCCTCGCCCGCATCGCCCGCTCCGACAATCAGGGCGCGCTGGCGCGGCTGAGTGGTCACCTCCAGGCTCCTATCCGACCAGAGGCGGTAGGCGATCCGGACACCCGAGAGCAGGCAGATTGTCAGTACCCAGTCGATGATCTGCATGCTCCACGAGTACGCCGATGCCTGCCCAAAGCCCCAGAGCTTCAGGCTGACGGCGAAGATCGCGCTGGAGAGTGTGGTCGCCCCCGCGACTGTCTTCAGGTCGTGCACCGACATGTAGCGCCAGCGGATACGGTAGAGACGAAGCATCCCAAAGGCTAAAACCCGCAAGATTACCAGGACGGGGAGCGTGACCAGAACAATCCGCAGGTGCCCATCGCTGGGACTAAGCGCGGGAGGGCCGTACTTGAGCAGAAAAGACACTAGATTGGCCACGCTCACCAAGGCGGCGTCGATCAGTATCTGCCCGACAATCCGTCGGCTAATGGGAGGCAAAGGCATAAGGTTTTAAGGTGAAATTCTGCGTCATTCTACCACTAATGTCACAACCACCGATACTCTTGCGTTGTCTGTGAGTGTGATGAAACAAATGATTCTTGCTCTGAGCTGCCTGGCACTGACCACACCGGGATGGGCTCAAGAAGGAACCGAGCGGGAAGGGCACAAGATTCTTCTCCCACAGATCCAGCAGGTGACTCTCCAGGGGCTCTATGGGGAGAACAGGCTGGTGCAGGCTGCGGGAAATCCCTTGGTGGGGTTTACCTACAGCAAGTTCCAGACAGGCGATGTCTTTATTGGAAGAGACGATGACAACAAGACATTCCCCGTGACTAGCCTGCACTTGCCAAACTTTGGCTGGTTTGTGGACATCTTGACGGGGAGCCGCGCCGACACGACTCTGGCAAGTATTGGGCTGGGCGGAGCGGTTCGGCTGACATCCACGCACCTCCAGGACGGTGTGGTTGCCAAGAAGGGCTGGTACTACGGCATGGGAGGTGGTCTCTATGCCACTCGGGTTGTGGGAGCAAGGCACACGACAAATGCAGGGATAGGGTTTCGGCTCTTTGCGGGCAAAGACTCCTCCGATGGCCGTCTGCTTGAGGTGGGCTACAGCTACCGACCAGGAACCCAAGGGATCCATCCTAGTGGGCTGACACTGGGGTTGGGGCGACGATTTTAGCGATTCATGCAGGAATGAACCCTGGCGTTGCCGAATCGTCTACGTGAACAAGATCAAACACAACTGTTTGGGAGGTTTTTCATCGTGATTCGTTTTACTACTCGCGCCGCACTGAGCGGTGTCGCCCTGGCCCTCATGGTCAGTGGTGCGCAAGCCCGTCCCCCGTTCGCCGAAAAAGAAGGCAAGAAGTGTAACTACTGCCACGCACCGGCACCGCCCAAGCTAGGCTACCGTGCGCTCTACTACAAGATGCACAACCTGACCTTCGAGGGCTTTGACGATGCCGCCGAGGCGAAGAAGGCCGGTGTCGAGGTTGGCCCCGACCCCGAGCCCAAGCCCAAGAGCTGGACCGCTCCCAAGGCTGCGGAGGGCGAGAAGCCCGCTTCCAAGGCACCCGAGGCCCCCAAAGGCCCCAGCGTTGCTGACCTAAAGAAGAAGTCCGATGCCGCCTCCGCCGCGCTCGCCAAGAAGCCCAAGGACGCCAAGCTCAAGGCTGCCGCTGCCCAAGCGATGGCAGAGTATGGTCATGGCCAGATGCTCGACCAGACCGTCCCGCCCCGCCAGCGCTACCCGCAGGCCCTCGCGACCCTGCGCAAGGCCAAGGCGCTCGATCCGAAGAACAAGGTCGCCCTCGACGATATCAAGGCGATCGAGGATGCCTACACCAGCATGGGAATGCCCATTCCTAAGTAAGGCCTGAGAGGTCAAGCCCCTCCGTCACGGTGTGGCGGAGGGGCTTTCTTTTGTTATGGACGATCTAAACGAGACAGGATTTATTGCCCACTGGCCCGGGGGGGCGGAGGCAACCAATAGCGATGCCTTCGACGAAGACGTGCTCGAAGCGGGCGTGCCCGCTCTGGTGGAGTTCTGGGCCGCCCGTTGTAGCGCGTGTCGCCGGCTTGCGCCTGAGCTAGAAGCGCTGGCACGGGAGCAGCAAGGACTGGTGCGGGTCTTTACCCTCAATGTCGATGAGGAGCTGCCCGCGGCGGTGCGCTTTGAGGTGCTGGCGATCCCCGCGCTCTTGCTCTTTGTGGGTGGTCAGGAAGTGGCGCGCTGGGTGGGGACGGTCTCGGTCGCGGAGGTTCGGAGCCAGCTCAAGACACTTTCCCAGCTCTCGGTGAGGCCTTTGTAGGCACGCGCTTCAGGAGACATGCTCTCCAGTGCGGCAAGGAGCGGCGCGACGGGCACGCTCTTGGCATCGTAGAGGTGTAGCCGGATCAGAAACGCGACCGCATCGAGCTCGGGGAGGGGCAGGAGCACCTGGCGCTCTACCCGAAGCCAGAGGTGCTCGCCATCAAAGGGGGACTTGCCGTGGCGCGGGTGGCAGTCCAAGCGGTTGTCGAATGCGAGCCCCCAGGTGAAGCGCACAAACGGCCCACGGGTCACCATCAGCTCCACCAGCGACCCCGCCGCGCTCCGTGTTCTCTCTGTCCCTGGCACTGGCGCATGGGTCGCGGCGTAGCCTAGACCCAGCTTCTCCTCGGGAGCCCAATGGCTGGGCGCACAGATATGCAGTGCCGCGTTCCAGTCGCCGCGCGTGGGGGTGCGCCTGACAATCGCAATGTCCTCACAGACCTGCTGGCAGAGCGTGTTGAAGTCGGAGAAGGTAAACGTGCGCTCCGGCCACTCGGTCGCTAGGCGCTCGCCCAGCGCCGCCACCACGGGCGCTTCCAGCTCCGCGAAGCTGTCGGTGAGCGCGACTCGCCCCGCTTTATTGGCTAAGAACTGCGGCGTGTGCTCATCGAACTGAAACGCGACTTGGTCGAGTCGCCCGTTGCCGTAGTCGGTGCCAAGCGGCTTGAGATCGGGCGTCGTGACATAGCGCCCCTTCTCAGGCGGAAAGTAGCGTGGCTGGGGCAAGAGGGGCGTCATATTTTGTGGTATCGTTTCCTGAGAGATATGAACCCTATCGAAGAGACTTTTGTCAAGACATTTATCGCCCGCGACAAGCGAGAGCGCTGGCTGTCCTTTCTTGCCTCGGAGAAGAACCGTCTTAAAGTGCTGGGGCGCCTTGCCCATGTTTTAGAGGACGATCTCGATCCCCGGTTTGTTTTTGACAAAGACTCGCCGCCCGCTGAGATCGCAGCGCAAGCAGGGCAAGCTCTGGCAGAGTGGGCAAAAACGAATCCAAAGCAGCTGTGCCACTTAATTGTTTACGGTGATAAAGATGGTCAGGTGATGAATCTCAGCGCAGCAGAGTCGGATTTTGACCTCACTAACGGGGCGATTATTATCGTCATTCCCAACAAGCTTGCCTACTACCACCCGGAGCGGGATAACCTCAGCCGACAGCCTTTTAAATTGTTGTTTCATCCGTAGCTGTCTTCGCATCTACCACTCGCAAAGCAAACAAGCCACTGCCCAACTTTCCCCTCCCTTATCTGCGATTAAGCTAGCGGAGGGTCTCTATGTCGTTTTCGTCTCGTCTTGCTCTTGCGCTCGTGCTGGTTTGTGGAACGGGGGTCGCCAGCCAGGCGCACACCACGG
This genomic interval from Armatimonas rosea contains the following:
- a CDS encoding putative bifunctional diguanylate cyclase/phosphodiesterase, whose protein sequence is MTQETSEWMLWLAAASQKSPDISCLLDPLGRLVYLNPTTERLVLTTELAQMLWATTLEELDTPTETAPLSHLDVLKQAQESQHWQGFLKLQYHSQPAVLLTATVVPLLSASDEVARFHLSAQDITPLSAERAFLPDPQKYGQMMELLDDVVSLHDAHLNTLFATPALKRLTGFPTRQLIGRSAFQKMHPDDQKKALQALKSLKRRGETTVRWRHSTRQGEWIWLETRVRRLEDSWAPARYLCSSRDVSPQIVSEERVLWRTRHDILTELSNRSYFQEQVRDAITTLPDGQLLATLFLDLDGFKRINDSLGHETGDSLLRIVAQRLRDTLRGNDVIGRMGGDEFTILLNPIHSREEIEVLVRRLLAAVARPVTIQGQELFVSTSIGISTYPDDGADAETLIRHADVAMYQAKKVGNTFRYFTHAMNNDAQERLRQERCLRRALELGEFEMHYQPQTNPKTGAVDYMEALLRWNRPKDESPISPARFIAVAEECGLIEPLGSWILQNVCEQAATWLREFGFCPIVAVNVSTLQLTQPWFLRRVEQTLEATGLPAHQLEVEITESALLDRKAVALRTLDGLHHLGTRLAVDDFGTGYSSLSYLRDLPLDCLKIDATFLVDMLNAPQTQAIIRAIIELSHALNLEVVAEGVEYEEQRRLLAELGCDRIQGFLVSPAVPAHEVPALLARLNPQVQELPEAKEALAA
- a CDS encoding capsule assembly Wzi family protein, with the translated sequence MSMETPPALTQELVSPRDPIYARLAAAARAGLLPGWQPVDFLRGDRLFTRRELAQISAPLTPVQRGDKAESNSFSPPRRTGAGGVESFLVVGNAPRALIAAPGWQLQATRAGVTAAELSTQWRGWELSAGRMPLRWGPGWSGGMLFSDSAPPLDRVSVSKQLGKFRLEQFYGQFFEPNDPTAPQDTASGTRRHLAGRRLTLQSTGPWELSAGEAIKALRLPDPALAAALPWYVYEHDWSAIGSGRWLGLPRSAAYKNSAWLNYMADLTVGYQRGTGVRFYGEYLLDDIKAPAFLGGKETTPQRSGLLLGAAGGHGPLAWRVEAVDTNRRTYRSDVLPNEWSRGDSLLGSPIGSNAFQLFARTDYRVQERLSLALEAQRVRRRDTTQPGPADLNRVTLFVATTLTPQAYATARLERDGARLTLGWMP
- a CDS encoding heme-dependent oxidative N-demethylase subunit alpha family protein, whose translation is MTPLLPQPRYFPPEKGRYVTTPDLKPLGTDYGNGRLDQVAFQFDEHTPQFLANKAGRVALTDSFAELEAPVVAALGERLATEWPERTFTFSDFNTLCQQVCEDIAIVRRTPTRGDWNAALHICAPSHWAPEEKLGLGYAATHAPVPGTERTRSAAGSLVELMVTRGPFVRFTWGLAFDNRLDCHPRHGKSPFDGEHLWLRVERQVLLPLPELDAVAFLIRLHLYDAKSVPVAPLLAALESMSPEARAYKGLTESWESVLSWLRTSATETVPTQRATS
- a CDS encoding esterase/lipase family protein, translating into MDAVTVAVQDRQGRPLAHRSLKVRLQLSGWRQLPDGSTLPCFDRLERRGVTDTQGRLRVALGFDFEGDWRASLTPAEPELLAVRQSDATLTVFEPADQQLAEGTPLWGPTRGQTGPAALVLMGFDASNAFTATQLLQLMAPATDLLRALGGSVAVLRFPNTHLAPEQLAPRAVEAIRALATHARQPISVVGVSTGGLIGRVALADRSLPVRSLLTFDTPHRGANLNPELQALIRRYGGPAMLRPLESPIAQRILRDYASQIRWGKRGLAAWPEEIVTRPWRPLALPPWPRWCHTAALSNGARQGTHTAGALLRLWQPFRSDFVQARPADLQPGSLLSGLAGFATSLPLGIAGAMIQSLPTFIPTESALDATPGETPPMDAYFCLPDHAPPLLHDQLSEPAAHFLLHQLLG
- a CDS encoding polysaccharide biosynthesis protein, which produces MPPISRRIVGQILIDAALVSVANLVSFLLKYGPPALSPSDGHLRIVLVTLPVLVILRVLAFGMLRLYRIRWRYMSVHDLKTVAGATTLSSAIFAVSLKLWGFGQASAYSWSMQIIDWVLTICLLSGVRIAYRLWSDRSLEVTTQPRQRALIVGAGDAGEAVARELLRSPAQGIVPVGFVDDEPKRRGGRIHGLPVLGTTHDIAALTQKIGVEVILIASPRTDGKTLRDIVSRCESVPARLCLVPGIPDLIESSSAAGISRLTSIRAIKIEDLLHRDPVQTDMAELSGYLSGQRVLVTGAGGSIGSELCRQIAALNPARLLLLGRGENSIFEIQQELIREFGIAPTAIIADVKDRNRMEEVFLTERPTVVFHAAAHKHVPLMEANPSEVVSNNVLGTRNVAEIAAGCGVRKLVYVSTDKAVNPESVMGATKRIGEQIVSSLSRQYPGTEFAVVRFGNVLGSRGSVVPTMQKQIARGGPVTVTDPQMTRYFMTIPEAVQLILQAGAMGKHGETFLLDMGEPVRILDLARDLIRLSGLRPDLDIKIEFTGMRPGEKLNEELLYASEARRPTAHAKISVSESEPPSPLLLPAVDRLIRLASEGERDTLRDEILKVARGDVPYAEPVFAGGTPIRR
- a CDS encoding thioredoxin family protein encodes the protein MDDLNETGFIAHWPGGAEATNSDAFDEDVLEAGVPALVEFWAARCSACRRLAPELEALAREQQGLVRVFTLNVDEELPAAVRFEVLAIPALLLFVGGQEVARWVGTVSVAEVRSQLKTLSQLSVRPL
- a CDS encoding DUF697 domain-containing protein translates to MPDSDNILSLAKMLGNQAKKKVKEALGTEEEDKKRGPTPWPPMRNEDMSYMEPDWDELDRKANAIVITYTTVSAAATVLPLVDVAVVTATFSKMATELAGVYQVLVSAKRARQMGWAIASTTGAVLGATYGAAYAASKIAKFIPGAGYLVSVAIQAPLTAAVAWAAGDSLKNYFKACRQGRDPGIEALKESFTNTLHLKLKTVKLPGGKDAEVAEPAAGKTAAKAASASADEPRDNVSETVEKLAMMHELLKQGAISQAEYDKKRAELLSRI